One segment of Mobula birostris isolate sMobBir1 chromosome 29, sMobBir1.hap1, whole genome shotgun sequence DNA contains the following:
- the LOC140190005 gene encoding histone H2B 1/2-like, whose amino-acid sequence MPDQKPAPKKGAKKALPKPSGKSGKKRRRLRKESYAIYIYKVMKQVHPDTGISSKAMSIMNSFVTDIFERIAGEASRLAHYNKRSTISSREIQTAVRLLLPGELAKHAVSEGTKAVTKYTSSK is encoded by the coding sequence ATGCCCGATCAGAAGCCTGCTCCCAAGAAGGGCGCTAAGAAAGCGCTGCCGAAACCATCAGGCAAGTCTGGCAAGAAGCGCAGGAGGCTGAGGAAGGAGAGTTACGCCATCTATATCTACAAAGTGATGAAGCAGGTTCACCCCGACACCGGCATCTCATCCAAGGCTATGAGCATCATGAATTCGTTCGTGACCGATATTTTCGAGCGCATCGCTGGCGAAGCTTCCCGCCTAGCCCATTACAACAAGCGGTCGACCATCAGCTCCCGGGAGATCCAGACCGCAGTGCGCTTGCTGCTGCCCGGGGAGCTGGCCAAGCACGCTGTGTCAGAAGGGACAAAAGCGGTGACCAAGTACACCAGCTCCAAATGA
- the LOC140189990 gene encoding histone H2B 1/2-like: protein MPDQKPAPKKGAKKALPKPSGKSGKKRRRLRKESYAIYIYKVMKQVHPDTGISSKAMSIMNSFVNDIFERIAGEASRLAHYNKRSTISSREIQTAVRLLLPGELAKHAVSEGTKAVTKYTSSK, encoded by the coding sequence ATGCCCGATCAGAAGCCTGCTCCCAAGAAGGGCGCTAAGAAAGCGCTACCGAAGCCATCCGGCAAGTCTGGCAAGAAGCGCAGGAGGCTGAGGAAGGAGAGTTACGCCATCTATATCTACAAAGTGATGAAGCAAGTTCACCCCGACACCGGCATCTCCTCCAAGGCCATGAGCATCATGAACTCGTTCGTGAATGATATTTTCGAGCGCATCGCTGGCGAGGCTTCCCGCCTAGCCCATTACAACAAGCGGTCGACCATCAGCTCCCGGGAGATCCAGACCGCTGTGCGCCTGCTGCTCCCCGGGGAGCTGGCCAAGCACGCCGTATCGGAGGGGACAAAGGCAGTGACCAAGTACACCAGCTCCAAGTGA